Part of the Coccinella septempunctata chromosome 3, icCocSept1.1, whole genome shotgun sequence genome is shown below.
tcctgaaaaagatgggttcagttaaaaattcgtcaagacctagatggatggaattctcattactagaagagttgttccttcagaatatgtatcacatttctatcaagggttacttttatcgagatataaacgactcgaaagcagaccttcgaaaaatcctgaaaaagatgggttcagttaaaaatttgtcaagaccgaaccgTTGCGCCGAGATAGATAAAAATCtcggatttattactagaaaagtagctttttcagaatatgtatcacatttccatctacggttacttttattgagagataaacgactcgaaagctgaccttcgaaaaatcctaaaaaagcagggttcagttaaaaattcgtcaagaccgaaacgttgcacctagatggatgaaattctcagattcattactagaagagttgctccttcagaatatgtatcacatttatatcgagggttacttttatcgagatataaacgactcgaaagcagaccttcgaaaaatcctgaaaaagatgggttcagttaaaaatttgtcaagaccgaaccgTTGCGCCGAGATAGATAAAAATCtcggatttattactagaaaagtagctttttcagaatatgtatcacatttccatctacggttacttttattgagagataaacgactcgaaagctgaccttcgaaaaatcctaaaaaagctgggttcagttaaaaattcgtcaagaccgaaacgttgcacctagatggatgaaattctcagattcattactagaagagttgctccttcagaatatgtatcacatttctatcgagggttacttttatcgagatataaacgactcgaaagcagaccttcgaaaaatcctgaaaaagatgggttcagttaaaaattcgtcaagacctagatggatggaattctcattactagaagagttgttccttcagaatatgtatcacatttctatcaagggttacttttatcgagatataaacgactcgaaagcagaccttcgaaaaatcctgaaaaagatgggttcagttaaaaatttgtcaagaccgaaccgTTGCGCCGGGATAGATAAAAATCtcggatttattactagaagagtagctttttcagaatatgtatcacatttccatctacggttactttcattgagagataaacgactcgaaatcagaccttcaaaaaatcctaaaaaagctggtttcagttgaaaattcgtcaagaccgaaacgTTGCGCCGAGATTATTGAAATTCTgtgatttatcactagaagagttgctctttcagaatatgtatcacatttttatctacggttacttttattgagagataaacgactcgaaagcagACCcttgaaaaatcctgaaaaagctgggttcagttaaaaattcgtcaagttcgaacggttgcacctagattgTTGAAATTCTGAGATTTAAAACTggaagagctgctctttcagaatatgcatataatttttttctacagttacttttatcgagagataaacgtctcgaaagctgaccttcgaaaaatcttgaaaaagatgggttcagttaaaaattcgtcacatcgaacggttgcatctagatggatgaaattctcagattcattactagaagagttgctctttcagaatatgtatcacatttctatcgcAATTTGGGATGAATGAAtatacaattaaaaaaaacttttctGCTATTAGGGGGCTCTGCCCAGAAAATGCACAACAAAATTCTCTTCCCCATATCTTCCATATAGTGCCTGggcgaatgaaaaaaaaaggtggacaatcATGGACCAACTATCCTGTAATTTTGgttttgaaaattcgtatttgaGGTTTCAGCTTTACACTTTTCGAAAGTTTTAATGTTTTCTAtagttctgtgggtggacaaaaaaataaatttggtggacaaaagtggacttacgttggacaaacgatctgtaccatcacAAATAAGTTTTTGCgttttgggggtgctgctcagaaaatgaacaGAAGAAAGTTCTTTTCCAATATCTCTAGAACGGTAcctggacaaataaaaaaaagggcggacaaacatggacctacgaagaaaaaacgaccctgaaattttcgtttcagaattcgcatttgggggtgccagcttcacatatcTCATAGGgaggcgtatcgcttgtttatAAATAAAGTTTGTCTCATTCCAACTCTGCTTGGACCTATCTAGAAATCCTTTGATCTGAGGCCAAATGTCAATGTTGTAGTGATAATAAATTGCACAAATAGATTTATGTAAATAATCATTCATTATAAGTCATCATTCGGGTAGTTTGTGGTTGAGAGTACTCGGTAAGATCAGACTaaataatatttcttcattCTTATTATGTATCGGTAttgcatttatttattcatttatttatttattagcaTTTAGGTTGCGAACAGTACAATGTACCAATAAAGCAaccacaaattacaaaatatacaTACAAGTCAAATTCACACTACATAATTGATCAGTGGTTTACTGTACaataagaagagaaaaaaaagtttttaatgaattttttaaaactCTCAAACCCGTCCGAGAAAACGTCAGCATTATTGTCATAACCCACCAACAGCTCGGCCCCACGACCattcaaaaattaatataaCATATCCGAATTATTTAGCAATATGATGGCTTTTGAGTATGTTTTGTTTATTCAGaattaatcaattttattgtttcggtCCTCTCCTCTAAAGATATAAGTTGGACTAAATTCTAAATGCACGATAACTTAATAGGGAAACATAGATGTAATGGATACATGGAAGATGTTTGGGTACTGATGGTCTCGAACGTTTGGGTTTGACTTATTGATAGATAATTCGTATTCCAATTGGATTCTGTCGGTCCCTCCATAAACACTCTTCAACTTCCTGAGAAAGATCTAGAGACTTTTCAGTGTAAATTGAGCTTTAAAACCCAGACGATGAATTCGcagcattttattttttttttacaaatgtGCGTCAgagtatatttattttatatttgaagaaAGTCAAGTAGCTAATGGTGCTCAATTTGAACATTAAAATTCACAGAATGATGAATATATCAAGTCTACCTACATTTGCTTTTGTAACATGCTCAACAAAAAATGGACGAGCCATACTGGCACTAAAAGTTAGAATTGCTTTTAAAAAAACTCAACTCCCCTTCCCCTCTCAATTGTACCTACATGAAAACATGAACAGTGgtgtatttcaaaataaaattgaccTCTTCGAGTATCTGTTCACAAGAGACTAAATTCATTCTGATTTATAATCGAGTTAAAAATTACTAATGGATGAACAACAAATTGGGCGACTAATGTATTTTCGTCAAATATACTTAGATAATCATCATTcatgttgaattttatattaGTTTGTTGCAATCCTACTCCATTTAGTTCGAATTTTTTCAtccctttttttttcagattattccTTTATGATGAGGGTCCTGTGGATTCTGGTTTTACTAACCGGTGTCAACGCCAAAACCGAATATTTTACTGCATTCCTAGATAAACTGAATTCAAGCAACAACTCTTGTGATTTCACTATAAAAGGAaagaaatatgaaattattgGGATGCTGCCTTGTAATCTATTGTACACAGCCTTTCATCGCCCAACTCGAGTTAGTCTGGAAATAACTGATGGAAAACACATCAGTGTTGGCTTTTCGGATGACAATCACTTAGCTCGTTGGCGTTGGTGGATATATGAAAAAGTGTCCTTCCATTATCAAATGGTAGGAATAGTTAGAAATGTTTATATTAATTTTGGAAATTATGAACGATGTTTCATAGCAGTCGACACCGGAAACATAAATATAAGAAACAATAATGAGTATCACACTACTAAAGATCCAAATATATGTAACACGGCCATGTTGGCATTTTATGCCAATCAGACAATTATAATGATAGGTTCCGTAGATCTGAATAGAGGTAATTCCAATACTATCATTGATTTCAAGTATAGTTACTATTGTGAACAACTACAACCTGCgattagaatagaatagaatgtCTTTATATTCCATCGGCCAAAATTTAGGTATAGAAAAAGTCTAAAACGAATGATTTAGGATAACATGTACCTATAGGTACCTATAggactatatatatatagtccTTCAGATCAAAgccttgttgaaaaaaattcttccaagctctatatatatatatatggacgAGGCTGATAAGGAAAAGTAAATATGTTGGAGATAATCATCTACAAATTATAaatagaaaattaaaaaataattgtgTGCTCATATTCATTCTGCGTTACCTGCACTATGAACAAATTTCGTCGTAGATAATGTGTATTGACTTTATAAGATCTTGGGTTACGTGCAATTAATATTAAAATAGTAACACTTACTTCTTTTTTCACCACCAGATAATCTAATTACATACAGTATTTGATCCTAGTGTTCAACTGACTGGTCTTCTTTATCTTTAGGTATATTATAATTTATGAATGCTGGTTTCTGATTGCAGCTACCCCATCATTGCACTTACCTCACTTTACATTACTGaggaaaaattacaaaaaccGATTATCTCCTAATATAGAAGCAGATAAATTAGTTACAGCACAAGCTACAGTCAAAATCTACCCAATATGGGTTATAATATTTTAAAGTAATTTATCACCAGTCGTGAATTTCACAGTAACACTTGATTTATATTGAGGCATTTAAGTCTCcgaataaatatttcagtggaATTTAAAATAATACAAACATTCCTTAAATTTTTGAAGCAGTATGCCATATTTGCATATGTATGCATATTTTCATcacaagaagaaaaatatagAGTAGGTTCAAATACACTACTAAGAATTTGTACCAtctcaataaaacacagtttgCACATTTCATTAGAAATACTGAATAATATTCCAAGACAGACATAATTCATATCCAATTTCATTTTGATGAAAGTTATTATAATTCTTTCACTTGTAGTcaatcttttacttctttcatCTTTGTGTACTTCATTAACGAGATTAACGATGCCATTCAGATTTCTAAAGTTGTTGAGCCCTGTGAAGGATTTCATTGAAGCAATTGTTTTGAGAAATTCACATAAGATGAACACTTTTGGCACATCCACCTGCTTTTAGGTTCAGTAATTGTCTCATCCACTTCTGCATGAGTCCTAACAAGATCTAATAAAGCATGAGCTGCCTCTACATCTTGAGTAGAATGAGTTAGAGGAAGTGGACCGAAAATGAGCAGTGCACTTATTATGGGCCACCAAGATATTTTTTCTAGTGCATGAGGGACATTTATGAATTCCGTACTGAACATTCTTCTATTAAACTCTCAAACATTTCCGTGTACATGCGCGCAATCAATcaatcaagaccgaacggttgcgctgagatggatggaattctcagatttattgctagaagagttgttctttcagaatatgtaccacattttcatctacggttgcttttattcagaaatgaacgactcgaaagctgaccttcgaaaaatcctgtaaaagctgggttcagttgaaaatttgtcaagaccgaaccgttgcgctgagatggatgaaattctcaaatttattactaaaagagttgctctttcagagtatgtatcacatttttatcTACGGTTTCTTTACTTGAAAGATAAACGACTTGAAacctgaccttcgaaaaaatcctgaaaaagattggttcagttaaaaattcgtcaagaccgaaccgtTGCGCTGAAATGGAtggaattctcaaatttattactagaggagttgctctttcagaatatgtaccacatttctatctacggttactttattgagagataaacgactcgaaagctgaccttcgaaaaatccttaaaaagatgggttcagttaaaaattcgtcaagaccgaaccgtTACGCTGAAATGgatttaattttcaaatttattactagaggagttgctcttttagaatatgtatcacatttctatctacggttacttttattgacagatgaacgactcgaaagctgaccttcgaaaaatcctgaaaaagatgggttcagttaaaaattcgtcaagatcgaacggttgcacctagatggatgaaattctcagattcagtactagaagagttgctctttcagaatatgtatcacattttcatctacggttatttttattgagagataaacgactcgaaagctgaccttcgaaaaatccttaaaaagatgggttcagttaaaaattcgtcaagaccgaaccgtTACGCTGAAATGgatttaattttcaaatttattactagaggagttgctcttttagaatatgtatcacatttctatctacggttacttttattgagagatgaacgactcgaaagctgaccttcgaaaaatcctgaaaaagatgggttcagttaaaaattcgtcaagatcgaacggttgcacctagatggatgaaattctcagattcagtactagaagagttgctctttcagaatgtgtatcacattttcatcgcAATTTGGGATGAATGAATATGGAATTAAAAACACTTTTCCGCTGTTAGGGGGATCTGCCCAGAAAatgcacaaaaaaattttcttccccATATCTTCCATAAGGTGCCTGAGCGAATGAacaaaaaaaggtggacaatcATGGACAAACTACCCTGTAATTTTGGTTTTGAAAATTGGTATTTGAGGTTCCAGCATCACACTTTCTGaaagtttcaatgttttttatggTTCTATGGGTGGACAAAAAACAAATTTGGTGGGCAAAAGTGgtcttacgttggacaaacgatctgtaccatcaaaaataagtttttgcgatttggtggtgctgctcagaaaatgaaccgaaaaaaCTTCTTTTCCGATATCTCTAGAACGGTattggacaaatgaaaaaaaaaaggatggACAAACATAGACCTACGGAGGAAAAACAACCCTGAAATTTTCGTtacaaaattcgcatttggctTCACATATCTCATAGGgaggcgtatcgcttgtttggaattcccaatctGATCGCACATCTATGGAGCCTGAaaaagaccgaacagttgcatcGAGCTCGATGGAATTTCCAGATTTGATAATAGAAGAGTTGCGAAAAATATTGTTTCGAATGAGTTTGATTTGAGACCtttgttattgataaccaattcgcttaacagggttgaaggtcaggttgttggaataaaaaccacttctcagaccattgccgacatgtttcgattttattctaaaatcttcttcagggctctaaaatgattacaagatttttcaattaataacacttatgaataaaatgtgttggaacatacaatgggacaatacatcagtacaacaaatgaataaaaatcacattaatatctgcatattacaatgcatagacaaattccaaattgaaaatacgaaaattgaGAGAAACAGCTTTTCGATCTGAAAACACCAACAGAAagcttttcacaaaaataaaaagtacaACTCCAGAAGAATTATTGAGTAATGTGATCTACAAGATTTGTTGCAAGGATTGTCAGTCTACATATGTAGGACAAACAGGTCGGTATCTTAAAGACAGAATCTCCGAGCATGAAAGAGATTCCCTCAACATACTCAACCctctaaaaaagaaaaaagacaaCAACACCGCTTTAGCAGAACATGTATCAAATACACTTCATTCTTTTGATTTTAACAtcgactcaataaaaatattaggacaccaaaaaattttaaaaaagagGTTACTACATGAGATGATCTCTATAAAACAGGATGAAAAATCCATTAACAGGAGAACAGATATTGATAGTTTGAATACAGCCTATTACTATctcatcaacaaaatgaaaagaaaaataacttgaacgaattattaatattGAACGTCAATGTCATCTCGGTAGATCAAAACACAATTCAATTTTACTTATAACATATGTGTGATCACAGCAGTCTGTTTCCGATTTgtccaatttttggttaaattctcGTTTGATGTTGTCTAAGAGTGTTATGTGTTTCATATCTTTCATGATTTTGACTAGAAAACCACAAAGAGACTGTAAGTAACTGTTCCCCCATTTTTTAATGTTAAATCAGGTACCTGTATACTGAGCTAAATTATATTAAATGTTTCTCtcaattttcgtattttcaCTTTGGAATTTGTCTATGCATTGTAATATGCAGATATTaatgtgatttttattcatttgttgtactgatgtattgtcccattgtatgttccaacacattttatttataagtgttattaattgaaaaatcttgtaatcattttagagccctgaagaagattttagaataaaatcgaaacatgtcggcaatGGTCTGAGAAGTGGTTTTTATTCCAACAACTTGACCTTCAACCCTGTTAAGCGAATTGGTTATTGTTTCGAATatcgaaatagttattttcctaacaagtgcacaagacactttccgcaagagttaggaacaatattttctcTAGAAGCGCTAGAAATATATAAATAGAACCATTTCACGAAACggattctgcatgtcgttatcATGGTTATCTCATCTTTGGCATTCGGTGCATATGACAGAATTCAATTCACTCTTCAACATTTGGGTGCGGAAAAACCAGGTTAGGTATTTATGAAAGAACCCCAGCCTAGCCGTACAGGAAGGATTAAATAGCGACAAAACTAATCAACCGTATAAAATGTCCGCCTTGGCCGAGATATTAAGGGTGGTACGTTTTCAAATTGGCACACTGTATAAAGAAAGTTTGTCTCATTTTCGTGGTCCTATCTAGAAATCCTTTGATCCGAGGCCAAATGTCAATGTTGAAGCGATAATAAATTGCACAAATAGATTTATGTAAATAATCATTCATTTATAAGTCATCATTCGGGTAGTTTGTGGTTGAGAGTACTCGGTAAGATCAGACTAAATAGTATTTCCTCATTCTTATTTTATAACGGTATTGCATTATTGTCATAACCTACCAACAGCTCGGTACCACTACCATTCAAAGATTAAAATGACACATTTAAGTCAATTCGCAATGGTATTGCTTTTCAGGTGTTTAGTTTATAAAGAATTAATCGATTTTATTGTTTCGTACCTTTTCTCTAAAGGTATATGTTGGACTAAATTCTGAATGCACGACAACATAATAGGGAAACATAGATGTAATGGAGACTTGGATGATGTTTGGCTACTGATGGTCTCGAACGTTTGGGTTTGACTTATTGATGAATAATTCGTATTCTAATTGAATTCTGTCGGTCCGTCCATAAACCATAAACACTTCCTGAGAAAGATCTAGGAACTTTTCAGGATAGATTGAGCTTTAGAACCCAGACAATAAATTCGcagcattcaatttttttttcgcaataGGAATTAGAAGAAATATGAGAATAGTTGCAGAATGACGTCGTGACCTTATAATATACGAGGCTGTTATAGAAGCATTCATTGCTCTTCATATGTATTGACAAGCGATTCATTTAGGGCTTTTTCTTATAAATTGCGGATCTCATAAACACATGATAGTTTTcgatttaatttattttcatccGCTAAGAAGGGATCATCATGCTATACGTATACGTATCAGGAAATAGATATTTTTCAGACATACTCTTACGACGAACTTAGTATAACCGTCATCTATATGAAAATGGTATTTTGATAGCGAAATATAAGTAGTGCTAAACACCACATCATTCAATTCCATGTCCGACAGGTATGAAGACGTTTCAGGCGGAAATCTATTGATTGGCAAAATCAGAAACTGAATCAAAACATTTTCAGCAAACTCATCATAAGTATTCTAACAAATCATAAAAGAAATACTCTATGAAAATTTTATCAAAGAAGTATAGGCAAATCCAATTATTAACCTTCTATGCAATGGCGCAATGGTGCACTTACACCCGCTGGCATCGACTTTGGTATATACAGAAAGTTTAACGTTGAGCTTTATTCATTTCTCTGATTTCTGTACAAGTTACCATTGACATCATGAAATAAATTTGACTTAACATTAAGACTGTCTTGAAGAAATCGGTACACATGTGCACTGAAGAAAGTCAAGTATCTAATGGTGCTCAATTTGAACataaattcacagaataaaGAATATATGAAGTTCATTTGCTTTTGTAACATGCCCGAATCATTCTCACAAAAAAAAGGGCAAGCCATACTGGCACTAAAAGTTAGAATCGtttaaaaaaactcaacttCCATTCCCTtctcaattatacatgaaaagtgttgtattttcataacaaaattGACCTCTTCGAGCATCTGTTCACAAGAGAATAATTCTATATATGTTTATACAGGCTACCTCACGGTGGATGGCGTGTATAGTGATCAATATTCTAATTCTCTTGAATAAGTAACATATTGGGCGTCGTATTCGTCATATTCACCTAAGTATCTTCAGATCAAACCAATATTTCTTCATCATCTTGGGGTTCCCATATGACagtattcaaatttgaaatatagataatcatttttcaagttgAATCACATATACCTATATTAGTTTATTGCAGACTTACTAAACTCaaatggaatttttttcatcaatttttatttgcagATTATTCCTTCATGATGAGAGTCCTCTGGATTCTGTTTTTACTAGCCGGTGCCAACGCCAACACCGAATATCTGACTGCATTCCTAGACAACCTGAATTCTAGCAACAACTCTTGTGATTTCACTATAAAAGGAAGGAAATATGAAATTGATGGAATGAAACCTTGTAATTTATTGTACACAGCGTTCCAACTCCCAACTCGAGTTAGTCTTGAGATAACTGATGGAAAACACATCAGTGTTGGCTTTTCGGATGACAATCACTTAGCTCGTTGGCGTTCGAGGATATTGGAAAGAGAGTCGTTCCATTATCAAATGGAAGGAATAGTTAGAAATGTTTTCATTGAATATAAAGATTATGAACTATGTTACATCGCAGTCGACACTGGaaacaaaaaaataagaaaCAATAATGAGTATCAAATAACTAGAGATCCAAATATATGTAACACGGCAATGTTGGCATTTTATGCCAATCAGACAATTAAAATGATAGGTTCCGTAGAACTGAGGAGAAATATTCCCAATACTATCATTGATTTCAAGTATAGCCACTGTTCTGAACAACTACCGCCTGCGATTGCTAATAAAGAGTCGTAAATGGAACGGATATAATCATCTACTACATCACTAGACGTAAACACAAATTagtaattgaaattcaaaacatgAATTGTATGCTCATGTTCATTCTGCGTTATAatataaacaaaatttcgtcGTAGAAATATGTACTTATATGTTTTGTATAATATATTATGATATGCCCAATCAATTTGATAATGTTAATAAAACCTAAAACTTTCCTCATTCCATGGAAATAAAATACCACTAATTTTGATTTTGCATACTCAAAATGGGATATGGAAATTCTGAAATTTGACGCAATATAAAAGTAGGGAGGGTACAggtattttgagcagaatttttCATCAGATTCAGCTTTACACACTCagtgtttttatttattatattaatgGTAATTTATATTGATTTTATAAAAGATGTAATAAAATTATAAGGCAACAaaataatcataataataatattattgccttcaatagaatttcaaatttgttcTCAGTATCATCCTGGAAATATTTCTGATACATATTTAATGTTCAAGATGTACTAAATGAccaatatatttcatataattcaCGATATGTTTCGAACTTGTACTGCTCTAAATGGAAAAAAAGTAGGAGAGCATTGCTGATAacgaaaaatattgaattgtcgAAACCTTACCCAGTAAATGTGCTAAGTGCCATTATATTACCTTCTCATGAATCACAATGTAATAagcattcatttttttttttgcttcggTCGTGGAGAGAGCAATATTCTTCTGTTTTTGAGAAGACCATAATCCACATTCTTTGTGGCCAAACGCTTGCAGAATCTGAGTCTCCCACCACGGCCCCTTCATCATTGCTCTCCtcatattttatgaataaattttcattattgatCAAGTATCTAATTATTCTTCCAATAATCGGCGTTGACTTGGATCATTTGTTTATCTTCCAAGCATATTCACCGTATGAAATATTACGCAGAACACAAAAAATTATCATCTGAATTATTTGTTATAACAACATTGACTGCATCACAAAAAGCCATATTAAACTTGTTTTCTGAGTAGGTATTTCTATTCCTATAGAAAATATGTTGCTTCCttgaggtgttggtcactaaacccagagcagatctggagtgctggactgatcataggctggtaatctcgagaatgaaaatctcaatgcgcccaaaataccaacgcaagccgaagtatctaagagagcgccttcaaatatccaaactacaaaacccttctacaaaggacagattcacagctgccgtcaaagatagcctaacaccaccggattataacgacgacattgagactcattggctccgtttcaagtcatcccttacaaatacagcgaaagaaatactgggcacagaacgctcccgaaaatccagactggtttgccgacagcgaaactcatatcgcaccccttttggacgcaaaacacaaagcgatga
Proteins encoded:
- the LOC123310560 gene encoding uncharacterized protein LOC123310560 produces the protein MMRVLWILFLLAGANANTEYLTAFLDNLNSSNNSCDFTIKGRKYEIDGMKPCNLLYTAFQLPTRVSLEITDGKHISVGFSDDNHLARWRSRILERESFHYQMEGIVRNVFIEYKDYELCYIAVDTGNKKIRNNNEYQITRDPNICNTAMLAFYANQTIKMIGSVELRRNIPNTIIDFKYSHCSEQLPPAIANKES